In a single window of the Pongo abelii isolate AG06213 chromosome 1, NHGRI_mPonAbe1-v2.0_pri, whole genome shotgun sequence genome:
- the LOC100434336 gene encoding prostaglandin E synthase 3-like, producing MQPASAKWYNRRDYVFIEFCVEDRKDVNVNFEKSKLAFSCLGGSDNLNEIDLFHCIDTNDSKHKRTDRSTLCCLRKGESGQSWSRLTKERAKLNWLSVDFNNWNDWEDDSDEDMSNFDRFSEMMNNMGGDEDVDLLEVDGADDDSQDSDDEKMPDLE from the coding sequence ATGCAGCCTGCTTCTGCAAAGTGGTACAATCGAAGGGACTATGTCTTCATTGAATTTTGTGTTGAAGACCGTAAGGATGTTaatgtaaattttgaaaaatcCAAACTTGCATTCAGTTGTCTCGGAGGAAGtgataatttaaatgaaattgatCTTTTTCACTGTATTGATACAAATGATTCCAAGCATAAAAGAACGGACAGATCAACTTTATGTTGTTTACGAAAAGGAGAATCTGGACAGTCATGGTCGAGGTTAACAAAAGAAAGGGCAAAGCTTAATTGGCTTAGTGTTGACTTCAATAATTGGAATGACTGGGAAGATGATTCAGATGAAGACATGTCTAATTTTGATCGTTTCTCTGAGATGATGAACAACATGGGTGGTGATGAGGATGTAGATTTACTAGAAGTAGATGGAGCAGATGATGATTCACAAGACAGTGATGATGAAAAAATGCCAGATCTGGAGTAA